ATAAAGGACAATTTACAGTAGGGGCGATGAACGTACCGATTTATAACAAATCGGGGCAGAATATTGGCACAATGTTACGTAACGTTCCAATGGTGGATTTTAGTGTTATTAATAGTGATGGTGGCTTTACGACTTTAATTGATCCGCAATATCTTGTGAGTGTTTCGCATAATGGTTATAATAAAGTACAATTTGGTTCAATAGAAAATCACCCAGATAGCCATACATTTACTTATCAGCTGGTACATCATAATAATTACGTTCAAGATCAGAATAATCCGTATCACAAAGATTATCATACCCCAAGATTACATAAATTAGTTACCGAAGTCATGCCTGTGGAAACAGTAACCAATGTACATGGTGCAAGTTATAACAATTCTCATCGTTATCCATTGGTGGTACGTGCAGGTTCAGGAACGCAACAAGTACGCGAAAATAATCAAAATAAATGGGTCGCAGGAGCCTATCATTTCTTAACAGGTAGTGCTGTTACTGTTCCTTATACGACCAGTTATGCAGGATTTGGAACTCATGGTTCAGTGATGGGAAATCACTATGGTCCAATGGTCAATATTGCTTTAGCTGGGGACAGTGGTTCAGGCGTATTTGTCTATGATGCACAAGAACAAAAATGGAAACTCATGGCTGTTACTTTTGCTTCTTTATCAGGTGCAACAGGGAACATTTATTGGGTGGTACGTTCGACCTATAATAAACGTATAAAAGATGCGAATATTGGTACCATCATTAATAACTCTCTATCTGACACTCAATGGACATGGCGACACACCGCCACCGTAGGCACACACCAAGTCTCTTCAGGCAGCCACAGCCATGACATAGCTGTATTTAACCCCAACCTCACAGGACGCAACAGGCAAACCAACCCCCAACTCAACCACGGCAAAACCGTCATCTTTACAGGCGAAGCAGGGCGCTTGCACTTTGCAGGTAACGTCAATCAAGGTGCAGGCGCATTATTTTTTGACACCGATTACAAAGTAACAGGTGAAAACGGCATCACTTGGCAAGGCGCGGGCATCAGCATAGCCCAAGACAAAACCCTAATATGGCAAATCGCCAACCCCAAAGGCGACCGCCTCTCCAAAATTGGCGCAGGCACTTTACACATTAACGGCACAGGCAAAAACGAAGGCGACATCAGCATTGGCGACGGCATTGTTATCCTAGACCAACAAGCAGACAGCAACGGCGAAAAACAAGCCTTTAACCGCTTAGGCATCGTCAGCGGACGCCCCACCGTTAGACTAACAAGCGCCGACCAAATGGACTGGAACAACCTCTACTTTGGCTTCCGTGGCGGACGCCTAGACCTCAACGGCAACCATATACATATGCAACGCATCAAACACGTAGACGACGGCGCACACATCGTCAACCACAACCTCAACCAAAGCGCCAGCCTCACCCTCACAGGGCAGCCTGAATTTACCGAAGCCCACATACAATGGGGACAATGGGGAATAGCAGGCGCCGACCTCTACGAATACATCAATAACCACAAAGGCAACCGTAAAGACTACTTTATCCTCAAAGGCAACGCCAACGCATGGTTTCCCACCGAACAAAACAGCGACAGCAACTGGGAATTCTTAGGTAGCGGCGAACAAGGCAAAAACCAAGCCATCGCCGAAATCATCACACGCAAAAATTTAGCGCGAAAACACACCGCACTTAACGGCACACTCGGCGAAAACAATCCAGCCCTCAACGGCGAACTCCACCTTACCTACACCCCCAACCTAAACGGAAGTAGCCTACTCCTCACAGGCAATATCCACCTCAACGGCAATCTCACCACCAACGGTAACAGTACCCTCTACCTATCAGGACGCCCCACCCCACACGCCTACGACCACTTAAACAAAAAAGAAGTTATCAAAGACCACGACTGGATTACGCGCCAAATCAGAGCCAAACACATCATCGCCAACGACCACAGTCAAATCCACATCGGACGCAACATCAGCCAACTCAACAGCAACATCACCGCTCGCGACCACGCACGCATTGAACTTGGCTACACTAACAACCACAGCCCCGTTTGCCACCGCTCCGACTACACAGGCAACATCAACTGCACCACCCCCAACTACCACAGCGACATCACCAACCACATCGCTCGCCTCCAATATCAAGGCAACATCAACCTAAACGACAACGCTCAACTATACATCGGCAAAACCGACCTACATAGCGCCATACAAGGCGACACAAACAGCCAAATCACACTCGGTAGCGAAAGCCACTGGACATTAACGCAAAACAGCACCATCGGACACCTCAACATGCAAAACGGCGCACAACTCACCCTAAGCCAAACAAACAACAACTTTCACACCCTACACATACAAGGCAACCTATCAGGCAACGGACAAATCAACTATCGCACCGACTTAGGCAACATGCAAAGCGACAGCATACACATATCAGGCAGCAGCGA
Above is a window of Volucribacter amazonae DNA encoding:
- a CDS encoding S6 family peptidase yields the protein MIDLSSYLVKKGFVLSKLNQLLLPVLFSTLSVKSHASIVRGDIDYQYFRDFAENKGQFTVGAMNVPIYNKSGQNIGTMLRNVPMVDFSVINSDGGFTTLIDPQYLVSVSHNGYNKVQFGSIENHPDSHTFTYQLVHHNNYVQDQNNPYHKDYHTPRLHKLVTEVMPVETVTNVHGASYNNSHRYPLVVRAGSGTQQVRENNQNKWVAGAYHFLTGSAVTVPYTTSYAGFGTHGSVMGNHYGPMVNIALAGDSGSGVFVYDAQEQKWKLMAVTFASLSGATGNIYWVVRSTYNKRIKDANIGTIINNSLSDTQWTWRHTATVGTHQVSSGSHSHDIAVFNPNLTGRNRQTNPQLNHGKTVIFTGEAGRLHFAGNVNQGAGALFFDTDYKVTGENGITWQGAGISIAQDKTLIWQIANPKGDRLSKIGAGTLHINGTGKNEGDISIGDGIVILDQQADSNGEKQAFNRLGIVSGRPTVRLTSADQMDWNNLYFGFRGGRLDLNGNHIHMQRIKHVDDGAHIVNHNLNQSASLTLTGQPEFTEAHIQWGQWGIAGADLYEYINNHKGNRKDYFILKGNANAWFPTEQNSDSNWEFLGSGEQGKNQAIAEIITRKNLARKHTALNGTLGENNPALNGELHLTYTPNLNGSSLLLTGNIHLNGNLTTNGNSTLYLSGRPTPHAYDHLNKKEVIKDHDWITRQIRAKHIIANDHSQIHIGRNISQLNSNITARDHARIELGYTNNHSPVCHRSDYTGNINCTTPNYHSDITNHIARLQYQGNINLNDNAQLYIGKTDLHSAIQGDTNSQITLGSESHWTLTQNSTIGHLNMQNGAQLTLSQTNNNFHTLHIQGNLSGNGQINYRTDLGNMQSDSIHISGSSEGNFTLMINNSGKEPQKSKDRLTLLTITPEQQNGKTLNIRLANPNEHIDIGAYRYQLINETNAYRLYNPIVEAQIQEQERQQAEEARKKAEAERQRLEEEKRKQAEEARRQAEEQARQQAEAERQRQAEEQAHQQAEVERQRQAEQARQQAEAERQRQAEEQARQQAEAERQRQAEEQARQQAEAERQRQEEQALQQAQTISRYTNTALSEQTSYVHTLGRLNHSVFMQINQDNDNFFITNHYQQSHHQSNEHRHYRKNQHQIQTGASHSLTNPWGKLSTGIIYTYAKATHNFDDHINGKNQTHQLTLYAKQTLTNQLHIAINAGQTHSRSNIQLEGQHPIKHRAHTIGISIGKQITTSWLNATAALGINHNHLSASQYPLAGADIKTSSENLVSYHAQLTLEKPLTLSPMTLTPYLSADHIKYHKNSQLSVNQHHFTQTFSDYTNIGTGIRLKTQNWQTHLQINYGKGKNIDSTRSVQFGLRYAWK